One window of Candidatus Sulfotelmatobacter sp. genomic DNA carries:
- the ccoN gene encoding cytochrome-c oxidase, cbb3-type subunit I, translated as MNDQLETFRYDDDVVRKFLVATFVWGLIGMLVGLLIALQLALPAVNVPPFLTFGRLRPLHTNAVVFAFAGNAFFCGAYYSTQRLLKARMYSDLLSRLHFWGWQFIIVCAAITLPLGFTQAKEYAELEWPIDILIALVWVVFAVNFFGTIARRRERHLYVAIWFYIASIVTVAILHIFNNLSVPVGLFKSYSIYAGAQDAFMQWWYGHNAVAFFLTTPFLGLMYYFMPKAAERPVFSYRLSIIHFWTLVFLYIWAGPHHLHYTALPEWASTLGMVFSVMLWMPSWGGGINGLLTLRGAWHKVVDDPILKFFVVAVTAYMMATFEGPMLSVKSVNALAHYTDWVIAHVHTGALGWNGFLTFGMIYWLLPRLFHTELYSKKLAEAHFWFATFGMILYATAIYSAGLTQGLMWRAFDSTGRLQFPDFIETTMKLIPMYWMRAAGGTLYIAGMVMFGWNILMTWKKAPANLEDPVVQAPPLEKRYPPAAAKGGLLGLGWHRRWEGLPLTFTVWVVVAVVVASLFEILPTFLIRNNIPTIASVKPLTPLELAGRDIYIREGCFNCHSQMIRPFRFETERYGEYSKPGESVYDHPFLWGSRRIGPDLAREGGRYNDLWHVRHMENPRAVNPRSIMPPYPGLLTHSIAFDGIQRRVDAMAMLGVPYGGAIQRGEAMAREQADSIAVEIVNEGGPAHLESKEIVALVAYLQRLGADIKAASTASADATAPSSPEVH; from the coding sequence GTGAACGATCAGCTCGAGACTTTCCGGTACGACGACGATGTCGTCAGGAAGTTCCTGGTTGCGACCTTCGTTTGGGGACTGATCGGGATGCTGGTCGGGCTGCTGATCGCCCTCCAGCTCGCCCTTCCCGCCGTCAATGTTCCGCCTTTCCTCACCTTCGGCCGCCTCCGTCCGCTCCACACCAACGCAGTGGTTTTCGCATTCGCAGGCAACGCGTTCTTCTGCGGCGCTTATTACTCGACTCAACGGCTGCTGAAGGCGCGCATGTACTCCGACCTGCTGAGTCGGCTCCACTTCTGGGGCTGGCAGTTCATCATCGTGTGCGCGGCGATCACTCTGCCGCTCGGCTTCACGCAGGCCAAGGAGTACGCCGAGCTGGAGTGGCCGATCGACATCCTGATCGCGCTGGTCTGGGTGGTGTTCGCGGTCAACTTCTTCGGCACCATCGCCCGCCGCCGCGAGCGCCACCTGTACGTGGCGATCTGGTTCTATATCGCGAGCATCGTCACCGTCGCGATCCTGCACATCTTCAACAACCTCTCGGTGCCGGTCGGACTGTTCAAGAGCTACTCGATCTACGCCGGCGCGCAGGATGCCTTCATGCAGTGGTGGTACGGCCACAACGCGGTGGCGTTCTTCCTGACCACGCCGTTCCTCGGACTCATGTACTACTTCATGCCCAAGGCGGCCGAACGTCCGGTGTTCTCCTACCGCCTCTCGATCATCCATTTCTGGACGCTGGTGTTCCTGTACATCTGGGCCGGCCCGCATCATCTGCATTACACCGCGCTGCCGGAGTGGGCGTCCACGCTCGGCATGGTGTTCTCGGTGATGCTGTGGATGCCGTCCTGGGGCGGCGGCATCAACGGCCTGCTCACGCTGCGCGGCGCCTGGCACAAGGTGGTGGACGACCCGATCCTCAAGTTCTTCGTGGTCGCGGTCACCGCCTACATGATGGCGACATTCGAAGGGCCGATGCTGTCGGTCAAGAGCGTCAACGCGCTGGCGCACTACACCGACTGGGTGATCGCGCACGTCCACACCGGGGCGCTGGGCTGGAACGGGTTCCTGACGTTCGGAATGATCTACTGGCTGCTGCCGCGCCTGTTCCATACCGAGCTCTACAGCAAGAAGCTGGCGGAGGCGCACTTCTGGTTCGCCACCTTCGGCATGATCCTCTACGCCACCGCGATCTATTCGGCCGGGCTCACCCAGGGCCTGATGTGGCGCGCGTTCGATTCCACCGGACGGCTCCAATTCCCGGACTTCATCGAGACCACCATGAAGCTGATCCCCATGTACTGGATGCGCGCGGCGGGCGGCACGCTCTACATCGCCGGGATGGTGATGTTCGGTTGGAACATCCTGATGACGTGGAAGAAAGCGCCGGCGAATCTCGAAGACCCGGTGGTGCAGGCGCCACCGCTCGAGAAGCGCTACCCGCCCGCGGCGGCGAAGGGCGGTCTGCTGGGACTCGGCTGGCATCGCCGCTGGGAGGGCCTGCCGCTCACCTTCACGGTGTGGGTGGTGGTGGCGGTGGTGGTGGCGTCGCTGTTCGAAATCCTGCCGACGTTTCTCATCCGCAACAACATTCCGACCATCGCCTCGGTCAAGCCGCTGACGCCGCTCGAGCTGGCCGGGCGCGACATCTACATCCGCGAGGGCTGCTTCAACTGTCACTCGCAGATGATCCGACCGTTCCGCTTCGAAACCGAGCGCTACGGCGAGTACTCGAAACCGGGCGAATCGGTCTACGACCACCCGTTCCTGTGGGGCTCGCGGCGCATCGGTCCGGATCTCGCGCGTGAAGGCGGGCGCTACAACGATCTCTGGCACGTTCGCCACATGGAGAATCCGCGCGCCGTCAATCCCCGCTCGATCATGCCGCCCTATCCAGGATTGCTCACGCACTCGATCGCCTTCGATGGGATCCAGCGGCGCGTCGACGCCATGGCGATGCTCGGGGTGCCCTACGGCGGCGCGATCCAGCGCGGCGAGGCGATGGCGCGCGAGCAGGCCGACAGCATCGCGGTCGAGATCGTGAACGAAGGCGGGCCGGCGCATCTCGAGAGCAAGGAGATCGTGGCGCTGGTCGCCTACCTGCAGCGACTCGGCGCCGACATCAAGGCCGCGAGCACCGCGTCGGCGGACGCGACCGCGCCTTCGAGCCCGGAGGTGCACTAA
- a CDS encoding efflux RND transporter periplasmic adaptor subunit, whose protein sequence is MLGCQRRAPGFGAFPPPQVSIITVARRPVPEVFEFPGEVDPYRRVEVRSRVEGVIEQRPFTEGALVKPGQVLYRLDKVRYEAAFRSAQARLENARQTLERVEPLVAQHAVAQQEVDNARAEFAAAQAAYDQAKNDLDDTDVRAEIAGQVGRTRLEVGARVTGPADLLTTIDRLDPVYVTFEPSSQQLLQWREVPRWRSLIVPGSALRVQVVLPDGTVLPRIGVLDFVAPSLDATTGTQEFRAVFDNPDHLLMPGQFVRVRLLGFTREDAIAVPERAVQTGLGRQFVYVVGRGDTVQTRDVKAGPWAGDQWVIDLGLDPGERVVVDGIQKIAPGRPVKPVALGDSSSAPARPGATR, encoded by the coding sequence GTGTTGGGTTGTCAGCGCCGAGCTCCGGGATTCGGCGCCTTCCCTCCGCCCCAGGTCTCGATCATCACCGTGGCGCGCCGCCCGGTGCCGGAAGTCTTCGAGTTCCCCGGCGAAGTAGACCCCTACCGCCGCGTCGAGGTGCGCTCGCGCGTCGAAGGCGTGATCGAGCAGCGCCCGTTCACCGAAGGCGCCCTGGTCAAGCCCGGCCAGGTGCTCTACCGGCTGGACAAGGTTCGCTATGAGGCCGCATTTCGAAGCGCGCAGGCCCGGCTCGAGAACGCCCGCCAGACCCTCGAGCGCGTGGAGCCCCTGGTGGCGCAACACGCGGTCGCCCAGCAGGAGGTGGACAACGCCCGCGCCGAATTCGCCGCCGCCCAGGCCGCCTACGATCAGGCCAAGAACGATCTCGACGACACCGACGTCCGGGCGGAGATCGCGGGGCAGGTCGGGCGAACGCGCCTCGAGGTCGGCGCGCGCGTCACCGGACCGGCCGATCTGCTCACCACCATCGATCGACTCGATCCGGTCTACGTCACCTTCGAGCCTTCGTCGCAGCAGCTTCTCCAGTGGCGCGAGGTGCCGCGCTGGCGGTCGCTGATCGTGCCGGGGAGCGCGCTGAGGGTGCAGGTCGTGCTGCCCGACGGCACGGTGCTTCCGAGAATCGGCGTGCTCGACTTCGTCGCGCCCTCGCTCGACGCCACCACCGGCACGCAGGAGTTTCGCGCGGTGTTCGACAATCCCGACCATCTCCTGATGCCGGGTCAGTTCGTGCGCGTGCGACTGCTGGGCTTCACGCGGGAGGACGCGATCGCGGTGCCCGAGCGCGCGGTGCAGACCGGACTGGGCCGCCAGTTCGTCTACGTCGTCGGCAGGGGCGACACGGTGCAGACCCGCGATGTGAAGGCCGGCCCCTGGGCGGGCGATCAATGGGTGATCGACCTGGGCCTCGATCCGGGAGAGCGAGTGGTGGTAGACGGCATTCAGAAGATCGCGCCGGGCCGGCCCGTCAAGCCGGTGGCGCTCGGCGATAGCAGCTCGGCGCCGGCGCGACCCGGGGCGACCCGATGA
- a CDS encoding FixH family protein encodes MNPAKLWPLAIAGVLAITVGANFWILFVANQDPNAAALESDYYRKAVAFDSTLAQAAHDSALGWRLDATPGRYRAAGTPLTVALFDRDGRPLRDARIALTAIHNLEAGRVVSAAFLTGADGRATTVVPLHHAGLWEFRLDARLGGERFTADLRRDVGASR; translated from the coding sequence ATGAATCCCGCGAAGCTGTGGCCGCTGGCGATCGCCGGCGTGCTGGCGATCACCGTGGGCGCCAATTTCTGGATCCTGTTCGTGGCCAATCAGGATCCCAACGCCGCGGCGCTCGAGTCGGACTACTACCGCAAGGCGGTGGCCTTCGATTCGACGCTGGCCCAGGCGGCCCACGATTCCGCACTCGGCTGGCGGCTGGACGCGACCCCGGGCCGCTATCGCGCCGCCGGCACGCCGCTGACCGTCGCGCTGTTCGACCGCGACGGCCGGCCGCTGCGCGATGCGCGAATCGCGCTCACCGCGATCCACAATCTCGAGGCTGGCCGGGTGGTGAGCGCTGCATTCCTGACCGGCGCCGACGGCCGCGCCACCACGGTCGTCCCGCTGCACCACGCGGGATTGTGGGAGTTCCGCTTGGACGCCCGGCTCGGCGGCGAGCGGTTCACCGCCGATCTGCGGCGAGACGTCGGAGCGTCGCGATGA
- a CDS encoding heavy metal translocating P-type ATPase: protein MSLAPAAEPPAGAEISARSSLDCTHCGLPVPRGRIEPEAVLQFCCAGCATAWQVIHDSGLAAYYRMAERRQAAVESSGASFEEFDHPAFQELHVSTGSDGLAEVRLQLEGIHCSSCVWLVERLPRVVPGLARAELEATRGLVRLRWDPRAATLSSIARFLDTLGYRPHPFRGGRADGIRHRQDRAMLARIGVAGAIAGNVMMLAAAIYSGWFGHMEHADQRYFRWLSLLLTLPALLYPGNVFFRGAWAALRTRTLHMDVPIALALAIGFGRGAVNTATDRGPIYFDGVAMLVFLLLLGRFLQQRAQRTAADSTELLHALAPASARVVENGNERVVPAQALLPGMLLAVRPGDTLAADGVVDAGESEIDLSLLTGESRPVPVGAGEPVWAGTLNRSAPLRVRVTRTGEESRLGLILAEVERGGGRRAPVVATADRLAAGFVAAVLALAGLTYALWMSRAPGRALDHAIALLIVTCPCALALATPLAVAVAIGRAARAGILIKGGDALEALARPATLFLDKTGTVTLGRTSLERWEGPAWARPLILALEHHSTHPIASGFREAWPGLEAPPASQVRATTGGGIEGAVAGHRLAIGSPRFVSERLASDGATPPAAPRDMVAGEAVAHALTPVWVAVDGAVIARAGFGDPIRPDALEVLNAIRARGWKVRLLSGDHPEVVREVGARLGFDPRDLEGGATPERKLRAIEQASASGPVVMVGDGVNDAAAIARATVGIGVRGGAEACLSAADVFLSRPDLTSLTELLEGSERTLGVIHRNIAFSLVYNLLGAALAIAGRIDPLVAAILMPASSLTVVLASWLGRTYQEPRRARPAPAPAEIAAIASGAAT, encoded by the coding sequence ATGTCGCTCGCCCCGGCCGCTGAACCTCCCGCCGGCGCGGAAATCTCCGCGCGCTCATCCCTCGATTGCACTCACTGCGGGCTGCCGGTTCCACGCGGTCGCATCGAACCCGAAGCCGTGTTGCAATTCTGCTGCGCGGGCTGCGCCACGGCCTGGCAGGTGATCCACGACAGCGGGCTTGCCGCCTACTACCGAATGGCCGAGCGGCGGCAGGCGGCGGTGGAGTCGAGCGGCGCGAGCTTCGAGGAGTTCGATCATCCGGCGTTCCAGGAACTTCACGTGAGCACCGGCTCCGACGGTCTCGCCGAGGTGCGACTGCAGCTCGAGGGGATTCACTGCTCGTCGTGCGTGTGGCTGGTGGAGCGCCTGCCGCGCGTGGTGCCGGGCCTCGCGCGCGCCGAGCTCGAGGCCACCCGCGGACTGGTGCGGCTGCGCTGGGACCCACGCGCGGCCACGCTCTCGAGCATCGCGCGCTTCCTCGACACGCTCGGCTATCGCCCGCACCCATTCCGTGGCGGGCGCGCCGATGGCATCCGCCACCGGCAGGACCGCGCGATGCTGGCGCGCATCGGCGTGGCCGGCGCGATCGCCGGAAACGTCATGATGCTGGCGGCCGCGATCTACAGCGGCTGGTTCGGACACATGGAGCACGCCGATCAGCGATATTTTCGCTGGCTGAGCCTGCTGCTGACGCTGCCGGCGCTGCTCTATCCGGGCAACGTGTTCTTCCGCGGGGCGTGGGCGGCTCTCCGCACGCGCACGCTGCACATGGACGTCCCCATCGCGCTGGCGCTGGCGATCGGATTCGGCCGTGGCGCCGTCAACACCGCCACCGATCGGGGGCCGATCTATTTCGACGGCGTGGCCATGTTGGTCTTTCTGCTGCTGCTGGGCCGCTTCCTCCAGCAGCGGGCGCAACGCACCGCCGCCGACTCGACCGAGCTCCTTCACGCGCTCGCTCCGGCGAGCGCGCGCGTCGTCGAGAATGGAAACGAGCGGGTCGTTCCAGCACAGGCGCTGCTCCCCGGCATGCTGCTGGCCGTACGCCCCGGCGACACTCTGGCCGCCGACGGCGTGGTGGACGCCGGCGAGAGCGAGATCGACCTGTCGCTGCTGACCGGCGAATCACGCCCGGTCCCGGTCGGCGCGGGCGAGCCGGTGTGGGCGGGGACCCTCAATCGGTCGGCGCCGCTGCGCGTGCGCGTCACGCGAACCGGCGAGGAGAGCCGGCTGGGCTTGATCCTCGCCGAAGTCGAGCGCGGCGGCGGCCGGCGCGCGCCGGTCGTGGCGACCGCCGACCGCCTGGCGGCCGGATTCGTGGCGGCAGTGCTGGCGCTGGCCGGACTCACCTACGCGCTGTGGATGAGCCGCGCCCCCGGCCGCGCGCTGGACCACGCCATCGCGCTGCTCATCGTTACCTGCCCGTGCGCGCTCGCGCTCGCGACCCCGCTGGCGGTGGCGGTGGCGATCGGGCGAGCGGCGCGCGCCGGCATCCTGATCAAGGGCGGCGACGCGCTCGAGGCCCTGGCGCGACCCGCCACGTTGTTCCTCGATAAGACCGGCACCGTGACGCTCGGCCGCACGTCGCTCGAGCGCTGGGAAGGCCCCGCATGGGCGCGGCCGTTGATCCTGGCGCTCGAACATCATTCGACGCATCCGATCGCCAGCGGATTCCGCGAGGCCTGGCCCGGCCTCGAAGCGCCGCCGGCCAGCCAGGTGCGGGCCACCACCGGAGGTGGAATCGAGGGCGCCGTCGCGGGTCATCGCCTCGCGATCGGCTCACCGCGATTCGTGAGCGAGCGGCTCGCGTCGGATGGCGCGACACCGCCCGCAGCGCCGCGCGACATGGTGGCCGGCGAGGCAGTCGCTCACGCGCTCACTCCGGTGTGGGTGGCGGTGGATGGCGCGGTGATCGCGCGAGCGGGGTTCGGGGATCCGATCCGGCCCGACGCGCTCGAAGTCTTGAACGCAATTCGGGCGCGCGGGTGGAAGGTCAGGCTGCTCTCCGGCGATCACCCCGAGGTGGTGCGCGAGGTCGGCGCACGGTTGGGATTCGATCCGCGAGACCTAGAGGGCGGCGCGACTCCGGAGCGGAAGCTCCGGGCGATCGAGCAGGCCTCCGCCTCGGGTCCCGTGGTCATGGTGGGTGACGGCGTCAACGACGCGGCCGCCATCGCGCGCGCCACGGTGGGAATCGGGGTGCGAGGTGGCGCCGAGGCGTGTCTGTCGGCGGCCGATGTCTTTCTCTCGCGCCCCGACCTCACCTCACTCACCGAGTTGCTGGAGGGCAGCGAGCGCACCCTGGGAGTGATTCATCGCAACATCGCGTTCTCGCTGGTGTACAACCTGCTCGGCGCGGCGCTCGCGATCGCCGGACGGATCGATCCGCTGGTCGCCGCGATCCTGATGCCGGCCTCGTCGCTTACCGTGGTGCTGGCTTCGTGGCTGGGGCGCACGTATCAGGAGCCGCGTCGCGCCCGGCCCGCGCCGGCGCCCGCCGAGATCGCGGCGATCGCGAGTGGGGCCGCGACATGA
- the ccoG gene encoding cytochrome c oxidase accessory protein CcoG — MPRTSDPVQAPGRVLSTLNVDGTRRWLRPRPSPGRWLRARRGTAWVLMLIFMAVPLTRIHGRPLVLLDLPRREFTLFGTTFLSTDTVLFMLLFMGVAITIFLVTALLGRVWCGWACPQTVYLEFLFRPVERLLEGGWLGSRRIDRERGHLHWRRIAKNVIYLGFALVLAHTFLAYFVPWEELRHWLVRSPVQHSTSFSLVMATTGLIFFDFAYFREQTCLVACPYGRLQSVLLDRQSLIVGYDRRRGEPRGKGVANRAAGLGDCVDCRMCVETCPTGIDIREGLQMECVHCTQCMDACDHVMTQVGKPPGLIRYGSRDEFEGAARHWLRPRVVLYPIALLLVTGAFVTLLFARPDTDVTVLSGVGRPYTIEPNGEVMNQLRVKLVNRAGRDRAYHITLEGAPGAHAIVPIDPQPVPAGGMATALVVVLSPPSLFRDGEREVTLRIGDGARFEQRVRYELAGPRAGEGREAGEPAADERREEGR; from the coding sequence ATGCCCCGCACTTCCGATCCGGTCCAGGCTCCGGGACGCGTGCTCTCGACGCTCAACGTCGACGGCACGCGCCGCTGGCTGCGGCCGCGCCCTTCGCCCGGCCGCTGGCTGCGCGCCCGGCGCGGCACCGCGTGGGTGCTGATGCTGATCTTCATGGCGGTCCCGCTCACGCGCATTCACGGACGTCCGCTGGTGCTGCTCGATCTGCCGCGACGCGAGTTCACTCTGTTCGGCACCACCTTCCTCTCCACCGACACCGTGCTCTTCATGCTGCTCTTCATGGGAGTGGCGATCACCATCTTCCTGGTGACCGCGCTGCTCGGCCGCGTGTGGTGCGGCTGGGCCTGCCCGCAGACCGTGTATCTGGAATTTCTGTTCCGGCCGGTCGAGCGCCTGCTGGAGGGCGGCTGGCTCGGCTCGCGCCGAATCGATCGCGAGCGCGGCCACCTTCACTGGCGGCGGATCGCGAAGAACGTGATCTATCTCGGATTCGCGCTCGTCCTCGCCCACACCTTCCTTGCCTATTTCGTGCCCTGGGAAGAACTGCGTCACTGGCTGGTGCGCTCGCCGGTGCAACACAGCACTTCCTTCTCGCTGGTGATGGCGACCACCGGGCTGATCTTCTTCGACTTCGCGTACTTCCGGGAGCAGACCTGCCTGGTGGCGTGCCCTTACGGACGACTCCAGTCCGTGCTGCTCGACCGCCAGTCGCTGATCGTCGGCTACGACCGGCGCCGCGGCGAGCCACGCGGCAAAGGGGTCGCGAATCGCGCCGCCGGGCTCGGCGATTGCGTCGACTGCCGCATGTGTGTCGAGACCTGCCCCACCGGAATCGACATCCGGGAAGGCCTGCAGATGGAATGCGTCCACTGCACGCAGTGCATGGACGCCTGCGATCACGTGATGACGCAGGTCGGAAAGCCACCGGGCCTGATCCGCTATGGCTCGCGTGACGAGTTCGAAGGGGCCGCGCGCCACTGGCTGCGACCGCGGGTCGTGCTCTATCCGATCGCGCTGCTGCTGGTGACGGGTGCGTTCGTGACGCTGCTGTTCGCCCGCCCCGATACCGACGTCACGGTGCTGAGCGGCGTGGGTCGCCCTTACACCATCGAGCCCAACGGCGAGGTCATGAATCAACTGCGCGTGAAGCTGGTGAATCGCGCCGGGCGCGATCGCGCCTACCACATCACGCTCGAGGGCGCGCCCGGAGCGCACGCGATCGTTCCGATCGATCCGCAGCCGGTGCCCGCCGGCGGCATGGCGACCGCTCTGGTGGTCGTGTTGTCGCCGCCCAGCCTGTTCCGTGACGGGGAGCGCGAAGTCACGCTGCGAATCGGCGACGGGGCGCGATTCGAGCAGCGCGTGCGCTACGAGCTGGCCGGCCCGCGCGCCGGCGAAGGACGCGAGGCCGGGGAGCCGGCAGCGGACGAGCGCCGCGAGGAGGGCCGATGA
- a CDS encoding CcoQ/FixQ family Cbb3-type cytochrome c oxidase assembly chaperone, producing the protein MEKLSDIVSHAGLHGYAEVALVLFLIAFLLILLRVLSPRRKQELEDLARLPFDSDPPSPQRKGAKQ; encoded by the coding sequence ATGGAGAAGCTCTCGGACATCGTCAGCCACGCCGGGCTCCACGGCTACGCGGAAGTCGCTCTGGTGCTGTTCCTGATCGCCTTCCTCCTCATCCTCCTGCGCGTCCTGTCACCGCGACGCAAACAGGAGCTCGAGGACCTCGCGCGCCTGCCTTTCGATTCGGACCCGCCGTCGCCTCAACGCAAAGGAGCGAAGCAGTGA
- the ccoS gene encoding cbb3-type cytochrome oxidase assembly protein CcoS, with product MSVMYVIVPLALLVVLAAVAAYLWAAHQGQFDDLDTPALRALHDEPEDGPSPPSGDRQHSSPHNQRPARPPRIRIRPAPVGRRARRC from the coding sequence ATGAGCGTCATGTATGTGATCGTGCCGCTCGCGCTGCTGGTGGTGCTCGCGGCGGTGGCCGCGTACCTGTGGGCGGCGCATCAGGGTCAGTTCGACGACCTCGATACCCCGGCGCTGCGCGCGCTTCACGATGAGCCTGAGGATGGCCCGTCGCCGCCCAGCGGCGACCGTCAACATTCTTCGCCGCACAACCAACGACCCGCGCGCCCGCCGCGGATTCGAATTCGCCCCGCCCCAGTGGGACGCCGGGCCCGCCGCTGCTAG
- a CDS encoding cbb3-type cytochrome c oxidase N-terminal domain-containing protein translates to MNDQPGREPKQDRLLDHNYDGIQEYDNPMPRWWVGLFWATIVFSVIYFLNVIPGVGTGPGRIANYEREMKIAGEKAAALEAARPKLELTDSAIWGLTRNDGALAAGKATFASTCSPCHRPDGGGNIGPNLTDDYWLHGNRPMEIVHTITTGVPDKGMPTWGSTLSPEQIADVAAYVMTLHGTRPPQPKSPQGEKLSAPEPPASTAASH, encoded by the coding sequence GTGAACGACCAGCCCGGGCGCGAGCCGAAGCAGGATCGGCTTCTCGATCACAACTACGACGGCATCCAGGAATACGACAATCCCATGCCGCGCTGGTGGGTGGGTCTGTTCTGGGCGACCATCGTGTTCTCGGTGATCTATTTCCTCAACGTGATCCCGGGAGTCGGCACCGGCCCGGGCCGCATCGCGAACTACGAGCGCGAGATGAAGATCGCCGGCGAGAAAGCCGCGGCGCTCGAGGCCGCCCGGCCGAAGCTCGAGCTGACCGACAGCGCGATCTGGGGGCTGACGCGAAACGACGGCGCGCTGGCCGCCGGCAAGGCCACTTTCGCCAGTACCTGCTCGCCCTGTCATCGGCCCGACGGTGGCGGCAACATCGGCCCCAATCTCACCGATGACTACTGGCTCCATGGCAACCGGCCCATGGAGATCGTGCACACCATCACCACCGGCGTGCCCGACAAGGGCATGCCCACCTGGGGATCCACATTGTCGCCCGAGCAGATCGCCGACGTCGCGGCCTACGTCATGACGCTGCACGGCACGCGGCCTCCGCAGCCCAAGTCGCCGCAGGGCGAGAAACTCTCGGCGCCGGAGCCCCCGGCATCCACGGCCGCGTCACACTGA
- a CDS encoding sulfite exporter TauE/SafE family protein codes for MMPLAVAVLLASLIGSPHCAGMCGGFVAFYAGDSRSRFRPHLAYSFGRLLSYAALGAIAGAIGAGVDHVGALAGLGRIAALAAGLAMIAWGGVSLLATLGWPVGRPAAPAALRQWLAAALRAVGRQPDWVRGWVMGLVTTLIPCGWLYAYVAVAGGTARPIAGAAVMAAFWVGTLPVMAGLGLAAQSALGPLRRRLPALTATLLLLFGLLTVANRLRPMPAMDHMAPGFLSPHSGPGHVARPGR; via the coding sequence ATGATGCCGCTCGCCGTCGCCGTGCTGCTCGCGAGTCTGATCGGCAGCCCCCATTGCGCCGGAATGTGCGGCGGATTCGTGGCGTTCTACGCCGGAGACAGTCGCTCGCGGTTCCGCCCGCACCTCGCCTACAGCTTCGGCCGGCTGCTCTCGTACGCGGCGCTCGGCGCCATCGCCGGCGCGATCGGTGCCGGCGTGGATCACGTGGGAGCGCTGGCGGGACTCGGGCGAATCGCCGCGCTCGCCGCGGGACTCGCCATGATCGCGTGGGGAGGGGTCTCACTGCTGGCGACTCTCGGCTGGCCGGTCGGCAGGCCCGCGGCACCCGCCGCGCTCAGGCAGTGGCTCGCCGCCGCGCTCCGCGCGGTCGGTCGTCAGCCGGACTGGGTGCGGGGATGGGTGATGGGACTGGTCACCACGCTGATCCCCTGTGGCTGGCTCTACGCGTACGTCGCGGTGGCCGGCGGCACCGCGAGACCAATCGCTGGCGCCGCGGTGATGGCGGCGTTCTGGGTCGGCACGTTGCCGGTGATGGCCGGGCTGGGACTGGCCGCCCAGTCGGCGCTCGGGCCGCTGCGCCGGCGCCTGCCCGCGCTGACCGCCACGCTGCTGTTGCTGTTCGGGCTGCTCACCGTCGCCAACCGGCTGCGCCCCATGCCGGCGATGGATCACATGGCGCCCGGCTTCCTCTCGCCTCACTCGGGGCCCGGACATGTCGCTCGCCCCGGCCGCTGA